A single window of Helicobacter pylori DNA harbors:
- the fliW gene encoding flagellar assembly protein FliW codes for MNYFLKAPILGFEHINEVRLEKIDSLFSRLISQTNSPMALDMVLVNPYCLREYSFVIPKYIELLLELDSHSKVEVYCVVVLQKNLEDSMVNFLAPLVFNSKNGFGAQVALSMMDYPDFGFRDPLKSFVVKERERA; via the coding sequence GTGAATTACTTTTTAAAAGCCCCTATTTTAGGATTTGAGCATATCAATGAAGTGCGTTTGGAAAAAATTGATTCCTTATTCAGCCGGTTAATTAGCCAAACCAATTCCCCCATGGCGTTGGATATGGTTTTAGTGAATCCTTATTGTTTGAGGGAATACAGCTTTGTGATACCCAAATACATAGAATTACTGCTAGAATTAGATTCTCATTCCAAAGTTGAGGTGTATTGCGTGGTCGTGTTGCAAAAAAATTTAGAAGATTCTATGGTTAATTTCTTAGCCCCCTTAGTGTTTAATTCCAAAAATGGCTTTGGCGCTCAAGTCGCGCTTTCTATGATGGATTATCCGGATTTTGGCTTTAGAGACCCTTTAAAAAGCTTTGTGGTTAAAGAAAGAGAACGAGCTTAA
- the hopL gene encoding Hop family outer membrane protein HopL, which translates to MIKKARKFILFFLVSSLLAEDNGWYMSVGYQIGGTQQFINNKQLLENQNTINSVTQSAINIAGPTTGLITLSSQTVIDALGYGVSNTVGNQLEGISNILNQIGKRKDFYSSRQISSISQQIIGLKGSSDPLKAHSSQITAKLLSNTQSAFDQGIALSTSIISSINSLNPSNNTQEVKAQLQNTVQSMTELLQQIEHSITKTTSTTYAQSLLTNLTDAVNTSSNNTAYVSALVNALNTLGVGVFPTTTSTHVVLNPPGQIVFYPANSILGSTSSNSNNQQQYNNTLLMNTLQGELSANNQNNPNGCTNQVQCLEQFIQNLAPLAATPTSNNQANQQVQAIAQKLQSVAINALDNNAINNTTYNLNNLHNALNFQAYESTIEQYNNALKQISWISFTEPKNLLKNTSNNYQIGTVTNAQGQNISAYDCTSATGSLSSNASSGISCSATSSTSNTNSFDNSLVATSKIQTIGGKEQIGVNSFNLVSQVWSVYNSLKTSEENLQKNAKILCANGTQSGTSSCNTSSSGGLSINGNSQLQNILSSTNGTTTTAQTKSNASQLKAVVVVNNEEEAKTTNLAQNSGPTTQSPNSTVMGALNTVLQNVSNFQQSIQKAFENQASNIQAWANAIYNTNGNQSQEMTPNNNQNLRIQLRANFYQLINTINQQVPTDMNALIAQSQQTQQTSGSASNNNPCASGMNGSGNNWCNQQWSDSKAYYSGLQSALGYQTQATTQSGSSGGNSITYNVQQITLTSGGLLNNIISSLKGFSSGGNNGGNGSGNINTAYQMLTDASDGKLGTYSSNNSGSNNGYTPCNSTNGNNGTSGSNCYEPNKQNTTSATTANTATTTDSNLQKVYSDAQKIANIIASSGNNKGVENGLKQFFEALKNNSSSLSNLCNDNSSTACSGGLINLLGAIPTNGVSDTNNLINLLTEFIKTAGFIQNNDNNSSSANLTSAFQAITSAISQGFQALQNDISPNAILTLLQEITSNTTTIQSFSQTLRQLLGDKTFFMVQQKLIDAMINARNQVQNAQNQANNYGSQPVLSQYAAAKSTQHGMSNGLGVGIGYKYFFGKARKLGLRHYFFFDYGFSEIGLANQSVKANIFAYGVGTDFLWNLFRRTYNTKALNFGLFAGVQLGGATWLSSLRQQIIDNWGNANDIHSTNFQVALNFGVRTNFAEFKRFAKKFHNQGVISQKSVEFGIKVPLINQAYLSSAGADVSYRRLYTFYINYIMGF; encoded by the coding sequence ATGATAAAAAAAGCTAGAAAATTCATACTATTCTTTTTGGTTAGCTCCCTCTTAGCTGAAGACAATGGCTGGTATATGTCTGTAGGCTATCAAATCGGTGGCACGCAGCAATTCATCAACAACAAACAACTTTTAGAAAATCAAAACACCATCAACAGCGTTACTCAAAGCGCGATCAATATTGCAGGGCCTACTACCGGCCTTATCACTTTAAGCTCTCAAACCGTCATTGACGCTTTAGGCTATGGCGTGAGTAACACCGTGGGCAACCAACTAGAGGGCATTTCTAATATCTTAAACCAAATTGGCAAAAGAAAAGACTTTTATTCTAGCCGTCAAATCTCTAGCATTTCCCAGCAAATCATAGGGCTTAAAGGAAGCTCTGATCCCTTAAAAGCCCATTCTTCACAAATCACAGCCAAACTCCTTTCCAACACCCAAAGTGCGTTTGATCAAGGCATCGCGCTAAGCACTAGCATCATTAGCTCTATCAATAGCCTTAATCCCAGCAACAACACCCAAGAAGTCAAAGCCCAGCTCCAAAACACCGTGCAATCCATGACAGAATTATTGCAACAAATTGAACACAGCATCACTAAAACCACTAGCACCACTTACGCGCAATCCTTACTCACCAATCTGACCGATGCGGTGAATACCTCTAGCAATAATACCGCTTATGTAAGCGCTCTTGTTAACGCTTTAAACACTTTAGGGGTGGGGGTTTTCCCCACCACAACCTCAACGCATGTGGTGCTAAACCCACCAGGTCAAATCGTATTCTATCCAGCTAATTCCATTTTAGGCTCTACTTCTTCAAACAGCAACAACCAACAACAATACAACAACACCCTTTTAATGAACACCTTACAAGGGGAATTAAGCGCTAATAATCAAAATAACCCCAATGGTTGCACCAATCAAGTCCAGTGTTTGGAGCAATTCATCCAAAATTTAGCCCCTTTAGCCGCAACCCCCACTTCAAATAACCAAGCCAACCAGCAAGTCCAAGCCATCGCTCAAAAGCTTCAAAGCGTGGCTATCAACGCTTTAGACAACAATGCGATCAACAACACCACCTATAATTTAAACAACTTGCACAACGCTTTGAATTTCCAAGCCTATGAAAGCACGATAGAACAATACAATAACGCTTTAAAACAAATTTCTTGGATTAGTTTCACTGAGCCTAAAAACTTGCTCAAAAACACTTCTAATAACTACCAAATCGGCACGGTTACCAACGCTCAAGGGCAAAATATCAGCGCCTATGATTGCACAAGCGCTACCGGAAGCCTTTCTAGCAATGCTTCTAGCGGGATTTCATGCTCAGCGACAAGCTCCACAAGCAACACAAATAGTTTTGACAATTCTTTAGTCGCTACCTCCAAAATCCAAACCATAGGGGGCAAAGAGCAGATCGGCGTGAATTCTTTCAACCTTGTCTCTCAAGTGTGGAGCGTTTATAACTCTTTAAAAACTTCAGAAGAAAATTTGCAAAAAAACGCCAAGATATTATGCGCTAATGGGACGCAATCCGGGACAAGCTCATGCAATACCAGCTCTTCAGGGGGTTTGAGCATCAACGGGAACTCCCAATTGCAAAACATTTTAAGCTCTACTAATGGGACTACCACTACCGCTCAAACTAAAAGCAACGCTTCCCAACTGAAAGCGGTGGTGGTGGTGAACAATGAAGAAGAAGCTAAAACGACTAATTTAGCTCAAAATAGTGGGCCAACCACTCAATCTCCTAACAGCACGGTGATGGGAGCTTTAAACACCGTATTGCAAAATGTTAGCAATTTCCAACAAAGCATTCAAAAGGCTTTTGAAAACCAAGCAAGTAATATCCAAGCTTGGGCGAATGCGATTTATAACACTAATGGGAATCAATCGCAAGAGATGACACCTAACAATAACCAAAATCTACGCATCCAATTAAGAGCGAATTTCTACCAGCTCATCAATACCATTAACCAGCAAGTGCCTACAGACATGAATGCTTTAATCGCTCAAAGCCAACAAACCCAGCAAACAAGCGGATCAGCAAGCAATAATAACCCATGCGCGAGCGGAATGAATGGGAGTGGTAATAACTGGTGCAATCAGCAATGGTCGGATTCTAAGGCTTATTACAGCGGATTGCAAAGCGCTTTAGGGTATCAAACACAAGCGACAACTCAAAGCGGGAGCAGTGGTGGGAACAGCATCACCTACAATGTCCAACAAATCACGCTCACTAGCGGTGGGTTGCTCAATAACATCATTTCATCTCTTAAGGGTTTTAGTAGTGGCGGAAATAATGGGGGTAATGGGAGCGGAAACATTAACACAGCCTACCAAATGCTCACAGACGCCAGCGATGGGAAATTAGGAACTTATAGTAGTAACAATAGTGGCAGTAATAACGGCTATACGCCATGCAATAGCACCAACGGGAACAATGGAACGAGTGGGAGCAATTGTTATGAACCCAACAAACAAAATACCACAAGCGCCACCACCGCAAACACAGCCACCACAACCGACAGCAATTTACAAAAAGTCTATAGCGACGCCCAAAAAATAGCCAACATTATCGCCAGCTCTGGGAATAATAAAGGCGTTGAAAACGGCTTAAAACAATTCTTTGAAGCGTTAAAAAATAATAGTAGCAGTCTCAGTAATTTGTGTAATGATAATAGTAGCACTGCTTGCTCCGGTGGGCTTATCAACCTTTTAGGGGCAATCCCCACCAATGGGGTGAGCGATACGAATAATTTAATTAATTTGCTCACCGAATTTATTAAAACCGCCGGGTTTATCCAAAATAATGACAATAATAGCAGTAGTGCTAACTTAACAAGCGCTTTTCAAGCCATTACGAGCGCTATTTCTCAAGGGTTTCAAGCCTTGCAAAACGATATTAGCCCTAATGCGATTTTAACCTTGCTTCAAGAAATCACTTCTAACACCACCACCATTCAGTCATTCTCGCAAACCTTACGGCAGCTTTTAGGGGATAAAACCTTCTTTATGGTGCAACAAAAACTCATTGATGCGATGATTAATGCTAGAAATCAGGTTCAAAACGCGCAAAATCAAGCCAATAACTACGGCTCTCAACCCGTTTTAAGCCAGTATGCGGCCGCTAAAAGCACCCAACACGGCATGAGCAACGGCTTAGGGGTTGGCATAGGCTATAAATACTTCTTTGGTAAAGCGAGAAAATTGGGCCTTAGGCATTATTTTTTCTTTGATTACGGCTTTAGTGAAATAGGCCTAGCCAATCAAAGCGTGAAAGCGAATATCTTTGCTTATGGGGTAGGCACGGATTTTTTATGGAACTTGTTCAGGAGGACTTACAACACTAAAGCGTTGAATTTTGGTCTATTTGCTGGGGTCCAACTAGGCGGTGCGACTTGGCTTAGCTCCTTAAGGCAACAAATCATTGACAACTGGGGGAACGCTAATGACATCCATTCAACGAATTTTCAAGTGGCGCTGAATTTTGGGGTGCGCACCAACTTTGCGGAATTTAAGCGTTTTGCTAAGAAATTCCACAATCAAGGGGTCATCAGCCAAAAGAGCGTGGAATTTGGGATCAAAGTGCCTCTCATCAATCAAGCGTATTTGAGTAGCGCCGGGGCTGATGTGAGCTACAGGAGGCTTTATACTTTCTATATCAATTACATCATGGGGTTTTAA
- the murG gene encoding undecaprenyldiphospho-muramoylpentapeptide beta-N-acetylglucosaminyltransferase, protein MKFALTGGGTGGHLSIAKALAIELEKQGIEAIYLGSTYGQDKEWFENSPLFSERYFFNTQGVVNKSFFKKIGSLFLQAKAAFKAKEILKKHQITHTISVGGFSAGPASFASLLDHIPLYIHEQNAIKGSLNRYLSPKAKAVFSSYAFKDKGHHVLTSYPVQNAFFDSARTRTEIKHILFLGGSQGARAINEFALLNAPKLTKQGIKITHICGSNAHERMRFFYQELGLLDKVELFAFHNNIIEVMHRADLCVSRAGASSVWELCANGLPTIFIPYPFASNNHQYYNVLEFEKENLCYVVPQNELLPKKLFEVIRKLNQKDDQGNKNLTTISAKLQQKIAKDGAKTIIETILNA, encoded by the coding sequence ATGAAATTCGCTCTTACAGGGGGAGGCACAGGGGGGCATCTCTCTATCGCTAAAGCCTTAGCCATAGAATTAGAAAAGCAAGGCATAGAGGCTATTTATTTAGGCTCTACTTATGGGCAAGATAAAGAATGGTTTGAAAACAGCCCCCTGTTTAGCGAACGCTATTTTTTCAACACGCAAGGCGTGGTCAATAAAAGCTTTTTTAAAAAAATAGGCTCTTTGTTCTTGCAAGCTAAAGCCGCTTTTAAGGCTAAAGAAATTTTAAAAAAACACCAGATCACGCACACCATTAGCGTGGGAGGGTTTAGCGCAGGGCCGGCGAGTTTTGCAAGCTTGCTTGATCACATACCTCTTTATATCCATGAGCAAAATGCGATTAAAGGCTCTCTTAATCGCTACCTTTCCCCTAAAGCTAAAGCGGTGTTTTCAAGCTACGCATTTAAAGATAAGGGTCATCATGTTTTAACCTCCTATCCCGTGCAAAACGCTTTTTTTGATTCCGCTAGGACTCGCACCGAAATCAAACATATCTTATTTTTAGGCGGTTCTCAAGGGGCAAGAGCCATCAATGAGTTTGCTTTATTAAACGCTCCCAAACTCACCAAACAAGGGATTAAAATCACGCACATTTGCGGCTCAAACGCTCATGAAAGAATGCGTTTTTTTTACCAGGAATTAGGGCTGTTGGACAAGGTAGAATTGTTCGCTTTCCACAACAATATCATAGAAGTCATGCACAGGGCGGATTTGTGCGTGAGCCGAGCCGGGGCGAGTAGCGTGTGGGAATTGTGCGCCAATGGCTTACCCACGATTTTTATCCCCTACCCTTTTGCGAGCAATAACCACCAGTATTACAATGTTTTAGAATTTGAAAAAGAAAACCTATGCTATGTTGTGCCTCAAAATGAATTATTGCCTAAAAAACTCTTTGAAGTCATTAGAAAGCTCAACCAAAAAGACGATCAAGGCAATAAAAACCTAACCACTATCAGCGCTAAATTGCAACAAAAAATCGCTAAAGACGGTGCAAAAACCATTATTGAAACGATTTTGAACGCTTAA
- the hopI gene encoding Hop family outer membrane protein HopI — protein MQNFVFNKKWLIYSSLLPLFFLNPLAAEDDGFFMGVSYQTSLAVQRVDNSGLNASQDASTYIRQNAIALESAAVPLAYYLEAMGQQTRVLMQMLCPDPSKRCLLYAGGYQQNAQNGDTGNNPPRGNVNATFDMQSLVNNLNKLTQLIGETLIRNPENLPNAKLVEVKFGNQSTVIALPEGLANTMNALNDDITNALTTLWYNQTLTNKSFSAPSGSSVNFSPEVLQHLLQDGLATSNSNQTICSTQNQCSATNEAKAIAQNAQNIFQALMQAGILGGLANEKQFGFTYNKAPNGSDSQQGYQSFSGPGYYTKNGANTTQAPLKNLPAGATIGSGDGQYTYHPSSAVYYLADSIIANGITASMIFSGMQNFANKAAKLTGTSSYSQMQEAINYGESLLSNTVAYGNFITNWVAPYLDLNNKGLNFLPSYGGKANTNNVTPQNNLTPQQAQQEQKVIMNQLEQATNAPTPAQIDKILANPYSPTAKTLMAYGLYRSKAVIGGVIDEMQTKVNQVYQMGFARNFLEHNSNSNNMNGFGVKMGYKQFFGKKRMFGLRYYGFYDFGYAQFGAESSLVKATLSSYGAGTDFLYNVFTRKRGTEAIDIGFFAGIQLAGQTWKTNFLDQVDGNHLKPKDTSFQFLFDLGIRTNFSKIAHQKRSRFSQGVEFGLKIPVLYHTYYQSEGVTAKYRRAFSFYVGYNIGF, from the coding sequence TTGCAAAACTTTGTTTTTAATAAAAAATGGCTCATCTATTCTAGCCTACTCCCCTTGTTTTTTCTTAATCCTTTAGCGGCAGAAGATGATGGGTTTTTTATGGGGGTGAGTTATCAAACTTCTCTAGCCGTTCAAAGGGTGGATAACTCAGGGCTTAACGCTAGTCAAGACGCATCCACCTACATCCGCCAAAACGCTATCGCTCTAGAATCTGCGGCAGTGCCTTTAGCCTATTATTTGGAAGCGATGGGCCAACAAACCAGAGTTTTAATGCAAATGCTCTGCCCTGATCCTTCCAAACGCTGTTTGCTCTATGCGGGGGGTTATCAACAAAACGCCCAAAATGGCGATACAGGCAACAACCCCCCAAGAGGCAATGTCAATGCCACCTTTGATATGCAATCTTTAGTCAATAATTTAAACAAGCTCACCCAACTCATCGGCGAGACTTTAATCCGTAACCCTGAAAACCTTCCTAACGCTAAACTCGTTGAAGTCAAATTCGGCAATCAAAGCACTGTTATTGCATTGCCTGAGGGTCTAGCCAATACCATGAACGCTTTAAACGATGATATTACCAACGCTTTAACCACGCTCTGGTATAACCAAACCTTAACGAATAAATCCTTTAGCGCCCCTAGCGGTAGCTCTGTAAATTTTAGCCCTGAAGTCTTGCAACACCTTTTGCAAGATGGCTTAGCCACAAGCAATAGCAATCAAACCATTTGCAGCACTCAAAACCAATGCAGCGCTACTAACGAAGCTAAAGCTATCGCTCAAAACGCCCAAAATATCTTCCAGGCTTTAATGCAAGCAGGGATTTTAGGGGGCTTAGCGAATGAAAAGCAATTTGGCTTCACTTACAACAAAGCCCCTAATGGCAGCGATTCCCAACAAGGCTACCAAAGCTTTAGCGGCCCGGGTTATTACACTAAAAACGGCGCTAACACCACGCAAGCACCCTTAAAAAACTTACCCGCTGGAGCGACAATTGGATCAGGCGATGGCCAATACACCTACCACCCTAGCTCGGCAGTCTATTATTTAGCCGATAGCATCATCGCTAATGGCATCACCGCTTCTATGATTTTTTCAGGCATGCAAAATTTCGCCAATAAAGCCGCTAAACTGACAGGCACTTCAAGCTATAGCCAGATGCAAGAAGCGATCAACTATGGGGAAAGCTTGCTCAGTAACACCGTAGCGTATGGGAATTTTATCACCAATTGGGTCGCCCCCTATTTGGATTTAAACAATAAAGGTTTGAATTTCTTGCCTAGCTATGGAGGAAAAGCTAATACCAATAATGTAACCCCACAAAATAATTTAACCCCGCAACAAGCCCAACAAGAGCAAAAAGTCATCATGAACCAACTAGAGCAAGCCACAAACGCCCCCACCCCTGCGCAAATAGACAAGATCTTAGCCAACCCCTATTCCCCCACGGCAAAAACTTTAATGGCTTATGGGCTTTATCGCTCTAAAGCAGTGATTGGCGGGGTGATTGATGAAATGCAAACTAAAGTGAATCAAGTCTATCAAATGGGCTTTGCTAGGAATTTTTTGGAGCATAACTCCAATTCTAATAACATGAACGGCTTTGGCGTGAAAATGGGCTATAAGCAATTCTTTGGCAAAAAGCGCATGTTTGGGCTTAGGTATTATGGCTTTTATGATTTTGGTTACGCTCAATTTGGTGCAGAATCTTCTTTAGTGAAAGCCACCCTCTCTAGCTATGGAGCAGGCACAGACTTTCTTTATAATGTTTTCACCCGAAAAAGAGGGACTGAAGCGATAGATATCGGTTTTTTTGCCGGTATCCAACTTGCAGGGCAAACCTGGAAAACGAATTTTTTAGATCAAGTGGATGGCAACCATCTTAAGCCTAAGGACACTTCTTTCCAATTCCTTTTTGATTTAGGGATAAGGACCAATTTTTCCAAAATCGCTCATCAAAAAAGATCTCGTTTTTCTCAAGGGGTAGAATTTGGCCTTAAAATACCGGTGCTTTATCACACCTATTACCAATCAGAGGGCGTTACAGCAAAGTATAGAAGAGCTTTTAGTTTTTACGTGGGCTACAACATAGGCTTTTGA
- the valS gene encoding valine--tRNA ligase: protein MKQEPTTYQPKEIEKKIYEICSHRGYFEIDGNEAIQEKGKRFCLMMPPPNVTGILHIGHALTLSLQDILARYKRMDGYKTLYQPGLDHAGIATQNVVEKQLLNQGIKKEDLGREEFIQKVWEWKEKSGGAILEQMKHLGVSAAFSRTRFTMDKGLQRAVKLAFLKWYEQGLIIQDNYMVNWCTKDGALSDIEVEYEERKGALYYIRYYLENQKDYLVVATTRPETLFGDSALMVNPNDERYKHLVGQKAILPLINRTIPIIADAHVEMEFGTGCVKVTPGHDFNDYEVGKRHHLEMIKIFDEKGILNAHCGEFENLERLEARDKVVERLKENALLEKIEEHTHQVGHCYRCHNVVEPYVSKQWFVKPEIAQSSIEKIQQGLARFYPSNWINNYNAWMRELRPWCISRQLFWGHQIPVFTCENNHQFVSLDTPLNCPTCKSEKLEQDKDVLDTWFSSGLWAFSTLGWGQEKSGLFNENDLKDFYPNTTLITGFDILFFWVARMLFCSESLLGELPFKDIYLHALVRDEKGEKMSKSKGNVIDPLEMIEKYGADSLRFTLANLCTTGRDIKLSTTHLENNKNFANKIFNAVSYLKFKQEAFKDREYLNEYQTPLGRYAKSRLNLVTKEVRNALDNYRFNDATTLLYRFLWGEFCDWFIEFSKVENEAIDELGSVLKEALKLLHPFMPFISESLYHKLSNTELENTCSIMVMPYPKEIAQDEKLEHEFEVIKDCIVSLRRLKIMLETPPIVLKEASVGLREKIENTERLQTYAQKLAKLEKVSVITYKPLKSVSDVGEFCQTYANLENLDLSPLIARLKKQLEKLEKEKLKLNLHNENFVKNAPKSVLEKAKESLKTLLEKEGKIRQELDLLEQP from the coding sequence ATGAAACAAGAACCCACCACTTACCAGCCAAAAGAAATAGAAAAAAAGATTTATGAAATTTGCTCTCATAGGGGGTATTTTGAAATTGATGGCAATGAAGCAATCCAAGAAAAAGGCAAACGATTTTGCTTGATGATGCCCCCTCCTAATGTGACCGGTATTTTACACATAGGGCATGCTTTGACTTTAAGCTTGCAAGATATTTTAGCGCGTTATAAACGCATGGACGGGTATAAGACTTTGTATCAGCCAGGGTTGGATCACGCCGGCATTGCGACGCAAAATGTCGTGGAAAAGCAACTTCTAAATCAAGGGATTAAAAAAGAAGATTTAGGGCGTGAAGAGTTTATTCAAAAAGTGTGGGAGTGGAAAGAAAAGAGCGGGGGAGCGATTTTAGAGCAAATGAAGCATTTAGGCGTGAGCGCGGCTTTTTCTAGGACTCGTTTCACGATGGATAAGGGCTTGCAAAGAGCGGTTAAATTAGCGTTTTTGAAATGGTATGAACAAGGTCTCATTATTCAAGATAACTACATGGTGAATTGGTGCACTAAAGATGGGGCGTTGAGCGATATTGAAGTGGAGTATGAAGAGCGTAAGGGGGCGTTGTATTATATTAGATATTATTTAGAAAATCAAAAAGATTATTTAGTGGTGGCTACCACACGCCCTGAAACTTTGTTTGGCGATAGCGCGCTTATGGTCAATCCTAACGATGAAAGATACAAGCATCTGGTGGGGCAAAAAGCGATACTGCCTTTAATCAATCGCACAATCCCTATTATCGCTGATGCACATGTGGAAATGGAGTTTGGCACAGGGTGTGTGAAAGTTACCCCTGGGCATGATTTTAACGATTATGAAGTGGGCAAACGCCACCATTTGGAAATGATTAAAATCTTTGATGAAAAGGGGATTTTAAACGCGCATTGCGGGGAGTTTGAAAATTTAGAACGATTAGAAGCTAGAGATAAGGTCGTAGAAAGATTAAAAGAAAACGCCTTATTGGAAAAGATAGAAGAGCACACGCATCAAGTGGGGCATTGCTATCGTTGCCATAATGTGGTAGAACCTTATGTGTCTAAGCAATGGTTTGTCAAGCCTGAAATCGCTCAAAGTTCTATTGAAAAAATCCAACAAGGTTTAGCGCGATTCTACCCTTCTAATTGGATCAATAATTATAACGCTTGGATGAGGGAATTACGCCCTTGGTGTATCAGCAGGCAATTGTTTTGGGGGCATCAAATACCGGTGTTTACTTGCGAGAATAACCACCAGTTCGTAAGCCTTGATACCCCTTTAAATTGCCCTACTTGTAAGAGTGAAAAATTAGAGCAAGATAAAGATGTGTTAGACACATGGTTTAGTTCAGGGCTATGGGCGTTCTCTACTTTGGGGTGGGGGCAAGAAAAAAGCGGTTTGTTTAATGAAAACGATTTGAAAGATTTCTACCCTAACACCACGCTCATTACCGGGTTTGATATTCTCTTTTTTTGGGTGGCCAGAATGCTTTTTTGCAGCGAGTCGCTTTTAGGCGAATTGCCCTTTAAAGACATTTACTTGCACGCCTTGGTTAGGGATGAAAAGGGCGAAAAAATGAGCAAATCTAAAGGTAATGTGATCGATCCTTTAGAGATGATAGAAAAATACGGTGCAGATAGCCTGCGCTTCACTTTAGCCAATTTGTGCACTACGGGTAGGGACATCAAGCTTTCTACTACGCATTTAGAAAATAACAAGAATTTTGCCAACAAGATTTTCAATGCGGTGAGTTATTTGAAATTCAAACAAGAGGCTTTCAAAGACAGAGAATATTTGAACGAATACCAAACGCCTTTGGGGCGTTATGCGAAATCGCGCTTGAATCTTGTTACTAAAGAGGTTCGTAACGCTTTAGATAATTATCGTTTTAATGACGCCACGACTTTGTTATACCGCTTTTTGTGGGGGGAATTTTGCGATTGGTTCATTGAATTTTCTAAAGTGGAAAATGAAGCGATAGACGAGTTAGGGAGCGTGTTAAAAGAGGCTTTAAAACTCTTGCACCCTTTCATGCCCTTTATCAGTGAGTCTTTATACCACAAGCTCAGTAACACGGAATTAGAAAATACATGCTCCATTATGGTCATGCCTTACCCTAAAGAAATCGCACAAGATGAAAAACTAGAGCATGAATTTGAAGTGATTAAAGATTGCATCGTGTCTTTAAGGCGTTTGAAAATCATGCTAGAAACCCCACCGATTGTTTTAAAAGAAGCGAGCGTGGGATTAAGGGAAAAAATAGAAAACACAGAGCGTTTGCAAACTTACGCCCAAAAATTAGCGAAATTAGAAAAAGTCAGCGTGATAACTTATAAGCCTTTAAAAAGCGTGAGCGATGTGGGGGAATTTTGCCAAACTTATGCAAATTTAGAAAATCTTGATTTAAGCCCGCTCATTGCTCGTTTAAAAAAGCAGCTAGAAAAACTGGAAAAAGAAAAACTAAAACTCAATTTGCACAATGAAAATTTTGTCAAAAACGCGCCTAAAAGCGTGCTAGAAAAAGCCAAAGAGAGTTTAAAAACGCTTTTAGAAAAAGAGGGTAAGATTAGGCAAGAATTGGATTTGTTAGAACAACCATAA
- the proC gene encoding pyrroline-5-carboxylate reductase yields MEILQFIGYGNMAQAILEGSHEILSKRFILEITGRNPEKIAPFLQEKNIQAQIVPYKDAIDIHQKFVFLLFKPYNLKDFNYQGQAKSVLSALAGVNFEALSDAIDSLHYLKCMPNIASKFALSSTAVCEKSPMPLISEKALSVIESFGNCVRVGNEEQVDSSVATNGSALAFLSLVASSLKDAGIREGLNARDSLELVEMSFKGFAKLLEKERPEVIIEQICTPKGATIEGLSVLEKKGVRGAFIEACHESVKKMRL; encoded by the coding sequence ATGGAAATCTTACAATTCATCGGCTATGGGAATATGGCTCAAGCGATTTTAGAAGGCTCTCATGAGATCTTATCCAAGCGTTTTATTTTAGAAATCACCGGAAGAAACCCTGAAAAAATCGCCCCCTTTTTACAAGAAAAAAACATTCAAGCCCAAATTGTGCCTTACAAAGACGCTATTGATATACACCAAAAATTCGTGTTTTTACTTTTTAAGCCTTATAACCTTAAGGATTTTAATTATCAAGGGCAGGCTAAAAGCGTTTTGAGCGCTTTAGCTGGCGTAAATTTTGAAGCTTTAAGTGATGCGATAGATTCTTTACATTACTTAAAATGCATGCCCAACATTGCGAGCAAGTTCGCCCTTTCTTCTACGGCGGTGTGTGAAAAATCGCCCATGCCCTTAATAAGCGAAAAGGCTTTGAGTGTTATTGAGAGTTTTGGGAATTGCGTGCGAGTGGGCAATGAAGAGCAGGTGGATTCTAGCGTAGCGACAAACGGGAGCGCACTCGCTTTTTTAAGCTTGGTAGCGAGCAGTTTGAAAGATGCCGGTATTAGAGAGGGCTTGAACGCTAGAGATTCTTTAGAATTGGTGGAAATGAGTTTTAAAGGCTTTGCCAAGCTGTTAGAAAAAGAACGCCCTGAGGTGATTATAGAGCAAATTTGCACCCCTAAAGGCGCAACGATTGAAGGCTTGAGCGTTTTAGAAAAAAAGGGGGTTAGAGGAGCGTTTATAGAAGCATGCCATGAAAGCGTGAAAAAAATGCGCCTCTAA